A DNA window from Phyllostomus discolor isolate MPI-MPIP mPhyDis1 chromosome X, mPhyDis1.pri.v3, whole genome shotgun sequence contains the following coding sequences:
- the TRPC5OS gene encoding putative uncharacterized protein TRPC5OS → MEPAPIPVLVGGLVDCLAQLIIIAEEILQVMSQEQVPCVEQSDGAEQIEADSAPSEEAALPDLASLPDLANLPELELILTPREEELMFDIDQAMLDVENFYGDVLSSINDDLRSG, encoded by the coding sequence ATGGAGCCTGCACCAATCCCTGTGCTAGTTGGTGGACTTGTTGACTGTTTAGCCcagttaataataatagctgaaGAGATTCTACAAGTAATGTCACAAGAACAAGTTCCTTGTGTAGAGCAAAGTGATGGAGCAGAACAGATAGAAGCAGACTCAGCTCCTTCTGAGGAAGCTGCACTACCAGACCTTGCTTCACTACCAGACCTTGCTAATCTCCCAGAGTTAGAATTAATACTTACACCAAGAGAAGAAGAGCTAATGTTTGATATAGATCAAGCTATGTTAGATGTAGAAAACTTCTATGGAGATGTACTCTCCAGTATAAATGATGACTTAAGAAGTGGATGA